A portion of the Microlunatus phosphovorus NM-1 genome contains these proteins:
- a CDS encoding carbohydrate ABC transporter permease, whose protein sequence is MSTKTALPTATPQVDARRSRKQNQLLVWVFLAPTLIGLGLFSFVPIIGSIVLAFFRWDIITAPEFVGLQNFAELAANPTVRVSFFNTITFVIAAVIIQLAIALGLAILVQSRMPERVRTFFRSTLFFPLILSAASVSLIMSYLFNQEFGLVNQFLNLLGIGSVGWLTTGFGAKVVVLLVYVWQNFGFTFLLFIGGVSGIPRAVYEASAIDGVTGLKQFRHITLPLVSPTMLVASVMAIISALQIFDQPYVLTRGGPGDSTRTAVMVIYESAFQQLEFGLASAIGIVLTLLIMLVTAIQFQLSKRFVFYE, encoded by the coding sequence ATGTCCACCAAGACCGCCCTTCCCACCGCCACCCCGCAGGTTGATGCCCGGCGAAGCCGCAAACAGAACCAACTCCTCGTCTGGGTCTTCCTGGCCCCGACGCTGATCGGGCTCGGACTGTTCTCCTTCGTCCCGATCATCGGCTCGATCGTGCTGGCGTTCTTCCGGTGGGACATCATCACCGCACCTGAGTTCGTCGGCCTCCAGAACTTCGCCGAGCTCGCGGCCAACCCGACCGTCCGGGTGTCGTTCTTCAACACGATTACCTTCGTGATCGCGGCGGTGATCATCCAGCTCGCGATCGCGCTGGGACTCGCGATCCTGGTGCAGTCGAGGATGCCGGAGCGGGTGCGTACGTTCTTCCGGTCGACGCTGTTCTTCCCGCTGATCCTGTCCGCCGCGTCGGTGTCGTTGATCATGTCCTACCTGTTCAACCAGGAGTTCGGCCTGGTCAACCAGTTCCTCAACCTGCTCGGGATCGGGAGCGTCGGCTGGCTGACCACCGGCTTCGGCGCCAAGGTCGTCGTGCTGCTGGTCTATGTGTGGCAGAACTTCGGCTTCACCTTCCTGCTGTTCATCGGCGGCGTCTCGGGCATCCCGCGGGCGGTCTACGAGGCCTCCGCCATCGACGGCGTCACCGGCTTGAAGCAGTTCCGCCACATCACGCTGCCGCTGGTCAGCCCGACGATGCTGGTCGCCTCGGTGATGGCCATCATCAGCGCCCTGCAGATCTTCGACCAGCCCTACGTCCTCACGCGCGGCGGCCCCGGCGACTCGACCCGGACCGCGGTGATGGTGATCTACGAGTCGGCCTTCCAGCAGCTCGAGTTCGGCCTCGCCTCGGCGATCGGCATCGTGCTCACGCTGCTGATCATGCTCGTCACCGCCATCCAGTTCCAGCTCAGCAAGCGCTTCGTCTTCTACGAGTGA
- a CDS encoding extracellular solute-binding protein: MWQRFYPKETPRGGGFLRENADALNDRTIESFQVLQKMVSEGLAANPAQGGGNELVALFSTGAVGMTPAGGFWVQGLSEAGVANDEYDVTYFPKMRGQRHQFGAGGYAIMETSQRKEDAWQWLKYCVSVEGMSIAHSKPDSSIPRRSLNDKVYGGDLGPKHWQVFYDTLEKFPDTGPFPAPPQQAAVESALIKNVVPAITNGPDGVRPALETMQRDLELALRRQ; the protein is encoded by the coding sequence TTGTGGCAGCGGTTCTATCCGAAAGAGACGCCCCGCGGTGGCGGCTTCCTGCGGGAGAACGCCGACGCACTCAACGATCGGACGATCGAGAGCTTCCAGGTCCTCCAGAAGATGGTGAGCGAGGGACTTGCCGCGAACCCGGCCCAGGGTGGCGGCAACGAGCTGGTCGCCCTGTTCTCCACTGGTGCGGTGGGCATGACCCCGGCCGGCGGCTTCTGGGTGCAGGGTCTGAGCGAGGCCGGCGTCGCCAACGACGAGTACGACGTGACGTACTTCCCGAAGATGCGTGGGCAGCGGCACCAGTTCGGCGCCGGCGGCTACGCGATCATGGAGACCTCGCAGCGCAAGGAAGACGCGTGGCAGTGGCTGAAGTACTGCGTCTCCGTCGAGGGCATGTCGATCGCCCACAGCAAGCCGGACTCGTCCATCCCCAGAAGGTCGCTCAACGACAAGGTGTACGGCGGCGACCTCGGCCCGAAGCACTGGCAGGTCTTCTACGACACGCTGGAGAAGTTCCCCGACACCGGGCCCTTCCCGGCCCCGCCACAGCAGGCCGCTGTCGAGTCGGCGCTGATCAAAAACGTCGTCCCGGCAATCACCAACGGTCCAGACGGTGTCCGGCCGGCACTCGAGACGATGCAACGCGACCTCGAGCTCGCACTGAGGAGGCAATGA
- a CDS encoding ABC transporter substrate-binding protein, which produces MVDLSRRAMIGAVGLGIVGTAISWPRLTGADIPGRGQDALTITVLGTAQDAAQRQGLVDGFQKQHPDIPVRIVAIQGQDWASYFAKILTMVAAGNPPDIVTTATEGTQLFASRMAYPIDEFVQRDAADMQEYFDDVHPSLIESFLYKGNLYQLPDNFNAANVFYNASAMERAGIERPDDNWTLEDFFDVARRMKDSAKDKFLSYFWNNRLWGGVVPGCTSTRPAS; this is translated from the coding sequence GTGGTTGATCTCAGCCGAAGAGCGATGATCGGGGCCGTCGGCCTCGGCATCGTCGGCACCGCGATCTCTTGGCCACGGCTGACCGGGGCCGACATCCCCGGCCGTGGGCAGGATGCGCTGACCATCACCGTGCTCGGCACGGCGCAAGACGCCGCGCAACGCCAAGGCCTCGTCGATGGCTTCCAGAAGCAGCATCCCGACATCCCGGTGCGGATCGTCGCGATCCAGGGCCAGGACTGGGCCTCCTACTTCGCCAAGATCCTCACCATGGTCGCCGCCGGCAACCCGCCGGACATCGTGACCACGGCAACCGAGGGCACCCAGCTGTTCGCCTCCCGGATGGCCTATCCGATCGACGAGTTCGTCCAGCGCGACGCCGCCGACATGCAGGAGTATTTCGACGACGTCCATCCCTCACTGATCGAGTCGTTCCTCTACAAGGGCAATCTCTATCAGCTGCCCGACAACTTCAACGCCGCGAACGTGTTCTACAACGCCTCGGCGATGGAGCGTGCCGGCATCGAGCGCCCGGACGACAACTGGACACTCGAGGACTTCTTCGACGTCGCTCGTCGGATGAAGGACAGCGCCAAGGACAAGTTCTTGTCCTACTTCTGGAACAACCGGCTCTGGGGTGGCGTCGTGCCTGGCTGTACATCAACCAGACCAGCTTCCTGA
- the purD gene encoding phosphoribosylamine--glycine ligase, whose amino-acid sequence MTAPPRHQQRRANQQLRVLVIGSGGREHALAWALSRDPGVVEVHSAPGNPGTAQVGRNHPVAATDPEAVATLAADLGVDLVVVGPEAPLVAGAADAVRGIGIACFGPSKQAARLEGSKAFAKEVMAAAGVPTAAARVCETPAEVAAALDELGPPYVVKDDGLASGKGVVVTDDRAAAEAHAASCGRVVIEEYLDGPEVSLFAITDGSAVVPLQPAQDFKRAYDGDAGPNTGGMGAYTPLPWAPAELVDEVQRTVLQPTVDELARRGTPFTGLLYAGLALTSKGIRVVEFNVRFGDPETQPLLARLKTPLGGLLYAAATGTLAEQPPLQWSDGAAVAVVLAAENYPASPVTGGVIDGLDVAGADGTMIVHAGTALDAHGRVVSAGGRVLAVVGTGAELATARHAAYATIANLDLAGSFYRSDIAQQAADDAAQEKTAQEETVR is encoded by the coding sequence GTGACCGCGCCACCCCGCCATCAGCAACGCCGAGCCAATCAGCAGCTCAGAGTTCTCGTGATCGGCTCCGGCGGCAGAGAGCACGCGCTTGCGTGGGCGCTGTCCCGCGATCCCGGGGTCGTCGAGGTGCATTCCGCTCCCGGCAATCCCGGCACCGCGCAGGTGGGTCGCAACCACCCTGTGGCGGCCACCGACCCCGAGGCGGTCGCCACGCTGGCCGCCGACCTCGGTGTCGATCTGGTGGTGGTCGGTCCGGAGGCACCGCTGGTTGCCGGTGCCGCCGACGCCGTACGCGGGATCGGGATCGCCTGCTTCGGCCCGTCCAAGCAAGCGGCACGGCTGGAGGGCAGCAAGGCATTCGCCAAGGAGGTGATGGCCGCTGCCGGCGTGCCCACTGCCGCGGCGCGGGTCTGCGAGACCCCGGCCGAGGTAGCGGCGGCGTTGGACGAGCTCGGACCGCCGTACGTCGTCAAGGATGACGGACTCGCCTCCGGCAAGGGTGTGGTGGTGACCGATGATCGGGCCGCCGCCGAGGCCCATGCCGCGTCGTGCGGCAGGGTCGTCATCGAGGAATATCTCGACGGACCCGAGGTCAGCCTGTTCGCGATCACCGACGGCAGCGCGGTGGTCCCCTTGCAGCCGGCACAGGACTTCAAGCGAGCGTACGACGGCGACGCCGGGCCGAACACCGGCGGGATGGGCGCTTACACCCCGCTGCCTTGGGCGCCGGCTGAGCTGGTTGACGAGGTGCAGCGCACCGTCCTGCAGCCCACTGTCGACGAGCTGGCTCGTCGCGGCACCCCGTTCACCGGTCTGCTCTATGCCGGTCTGGCCCTGACCAGCAAGGGGATCAGGGTGGTCGAGTTCAACGTCCGCTTCGGAGATCCCGAGACGCAACCGCTGCTGGCCAGGCTGAAGACGCCGCTCGGCGGTCTGCTGTATGCCGCGGCCACCGGAACGCTGGCGGAGCAGCCGCCGCTGCAATGGTCGGACGGAGCTGCAGTCGCGGTCGTGCTGGCGGCCGAGAACTACCCCGCCAGCCCGGTCACCGGCGGGGTGATTGACGGCCTCGACGTGGCTGGCGCCGACGGCACCATGATCGTCCATGCCGGCACCGCGCTGGACGCCCACGGCCGGGTGGTCAGCGCCGGTGGCCGAGTGCTCGCCGTCGTCGGCACCGGTGCGGAGCTGGCTACCGCGCGGCATGCCGCGTACGCGACGATCGCCAACCTGGACCTCGCCGGCTCCTTCTATCGCAGCGATATCGCCCAGCAGGCAGCCGATGATGCAGCGCAGGAGAAGACAGCCCAGGAGGAGACAGTACGGTGA
- the purB gene encoding adenylosuccinate lyase: MSVPNVLANRYASQQLRTVWSPENKIVAERLLWIAVLSAQRDLGVDFGGDDPDAVISAYTAQVEKVDLASIAAREKITRHDVKARIEEFNALAGYEHVHKGMTSRDLTENVEQLQIHSSLKIIRDRLVASLVQLARLGATYADQPIAGRSHNVAAQITTLGKRFATAADEQLIAYRRVCELIDRYPLRGIKGPVGTGQDMLDLLGGDAAKLADLERLVAAHLGVPTILTSTGQVYPRSLDFDVVTALAQAAAAPSNVATSIRLMAGHELVTEGFRPGQVGSSAMPHKMNTRSCERVNGLAVIVRGYVSMVGELAGDQWNEGDVSCSVVRRVALPDAFYALDGLFETFLTVLGDFGAFPAVIEAELQRYLPFLTTTKVLMAAVRHGVGRETAHEAIKEHAVAVALEMREKGLARNDLLDRLAADPRLGLTQADLETLVAEPLAMAGTAQAQVAAIVVEVEKIAAEHPAAAAYRPGDVL, translated from the coding sequence GTGAGCGTGCCGAACGTCTTGGCCAACCGTTATGCCTCGCAGCAGCTGCGTACGGTGTGGAGCCCGGAGAACAAGATCGTCGCCGAGCGGCTGCTGTGGATCGCGGTGCTGTCTGCGCAGCGTGATCTCGGCGTCGACTTCGGTGGCGACGATCCGGATGCGGTGATTAGCGCCTATACCGCGCAGGTGGAGAAGGTCGATCTGGCCAGTATCGCCGCTCGGGAGAAGATCACCAGGCACGATGTGAAGGCCCGGATCGAGGAGTTCAACGCACTCGCCGGCTACGAGCACGTGCACAAGGGGATGACCAGCCGTGACCTGACCGAGAACGTCGAGCAGCTGCAGATCCACTCCTCGCTCAAGATCATCCGCGACCGGCTGGTGGCCTCGCTCGTCCAGCTGGCCAGGCTCGGCGCGACCTATGCCGACCAACCGATCGCCGGCCGCTCGCACAATGTGGCCGCTCAGATCACCACACTGGGCAAGCGCTTCGCGACCGCTGCGGACGAGCAGCTGATCGCCTACCGGCGAGTCTGCGAGCTGATCGACCGCTATCCGCTGCGGGGGATCAAGGGTCCGGTCGGCACCGGTCAGGACATGCTCGACCTGCTCGGTGGGGATGCGGCCAAGCTGGCCGATCTGGAGCGGCTGGTCGCGGCCCATCTCGGCGTGCCGACGATCCTGACCAGCACCGGTCAGGTCTATCCCCGGTCACTGGACTTCGACGTGGTGACCGCGCTGGCTCAAGCCGCAGCGGCGCCCTCCAACGTGGCCACGAGCATCCGGTTGATGGCCGGGCACGAGCTGGTCACCGAAGGGTTCAGGCCGGGCCAGGTCGGCTCCAGCGCTATGCCGCACAAGATGAACACCCGGTCCTGTGAGCGAGTGAACGGGTTGGCGGTCATCGTCCGCGGCTATGTGTCGATGGTCGGCGAGCTGGCCGGCGACCAGTGGAACGAGGGCGACGTGTCCTGTTCGGTGGTACGCCGGGTGGCCCTGCCGGACGCCTTCTATGCCTTGGATGGGCTGTTCGAGACCTTCCTGACGGTGTTGGGTGACTTCGGCGCCTTCCCGGCCGTGATCGAGGCCGAGCTGCAGCGCTATCTGCCGTTCCTCACTACCACCAAGGTGTTGATGGCCGCCGTCCGGCACGGGGTGGGGCGAGAGACCGCCCACGAGGCGATCAAGGAGCATGCGGTCGCGGTGGCCTTGGAGATGCGAGAGAAGGGTCTGGCCCGCAACGATCTGTTGGACCGGTTGGCCGCCGACCCTCGCCTCGGACTGACCCAGGCCGACCTCGAGACGCTGGTTGCCGAGCCGCTGGCGATGGCCGGCACTGCTCAGGCACAGGTAGCCGCGATCGTCGTCGAGGTGGAGAAGATCGCCGCCGAACATCCGGCGGCGGCTGCCTATCGCCCCGGCGACGTCTTGTGA
- a CDS encoding SDR family NAD(P)-dependent oxidoreductase: MTDRPAPRSPGRFADRVVVVTGAAHGIGRAVAERLGAEGARLVLGDLDQATAAEVAAGLAPGRAIAVECDLHSTNSVNELLDRAVTAYGQVDVLVNVAGGTIPMPAFDEISDDDWQRVLDLNLTGTMRCIRAALPQLRKRPTGASIVSISSVNGLAAFGDEPYSSSKAALTMLTRNLAVELGPAGIRVNAVAPGTIRTRVWDGQPGGADRLRPLYPLGRVGEPADIAAAVAFLASDDAAWITGVTLPVDGGALAGPAQLMPLLGGPLSSATGLTD, from the coding sequence GTGACAGACCGACCGGCCCCTCGGTCGCCTGGTCGGTTCGCCGATCGGGTAGTGGTGGTCACCGGTGCCGCCCACGGCATCGGCCGGGCGGTGGCCGAACGGCTGGGCGCCGAGGGCGCGCGGCTGGTGCTCGGCGATCTCGACCAGGCCACGGCCGCTGAGGTGGCTGCAGGGCTCGCGCCGGGTCGGGCGATCGCCGTCGAATGCGACCTGCACTCCACGAACTCGGTCAACGAGCTTCTCGACCGGGCCGTGACGGCGTACGGGCAGGTCGATGTGCTGGTCAACGTCGCCGGCGGCACCATCCCGATGCCTGCTTTCGACGAGATCAGTGACGACGACTGGCAGCGGGTGTTGGATCTCAATCTGACCGGCACCATGCGCTGCATCCGGGCTGCGCTGCCGCAGCTACGCAAACGTCCGACGGGTGCGTCGATCGTCTCCATCAGCTCAGTCAACGGGCTGGCTGCCTTCGGAGACGAGCCGTACTCCTCGTCCAAGGCCGCCCTGACGATGCTGACCCGCAACCTGGCCGTCGAGCTGGGTCCGGCCGGCATTCGGGTGAACGCCGTCGCCCCGGGTACGATCCGGACCCGGGTCTGGGACGGTCAGCCGGGTGGCGCCGATCGGTTGCGGCCGCTCTATCCCTTGGGCCGGGTCGGCGAACCTGCCGATATCGCCGCGGCGGTGGCCTTCCTGGCCTCCGACGACGCCGCCTGGATCACGGGGGTGACGTTGCCGGTCGACGGCGGTGCACTCGCCGGACCAGCCCAGTTGATGCCGCTTCTCGGCGGTCCGCTCTCCTCGGCCACCGGACTCACCGACTGA
- a CDS encoding ABC transporter permease, whose protein sequence is MRTYFQLGAAGFRRYSTYRLAIVAGVFTQSVFGFIRVSVLFAAITVAGGELAGYDQRQASTYVWLGQALLAPLALFGWSELADRIKNGDIAVDLARPVDVQLAWWAADFGRALFQLLTRGLAPLVIGAITVGIALPGSWTAYPLGAISVVLGVSLSFVLRFEVNLVAFWMIDIRGFIGLYFVVVAPFSGLYIPVHLFPDWLKTIAYATPFPSLLQFPIDVLSGRVLGSDALLVVAMQAGWLVLLVVLTRWLMARAARKLVVQGG, encoded by the coding sequence GTGCGTACCTACTTCCAGCTCGGCGCCGCCGGCTTTCGCAGGTACAGCACCTATCGGCTGGCCATCGTCGCCGGCGTGTTCACCCAATCGGTCTTCGGTTTCATCCGGGTCAGTGTCTTGTTCGCCGCGATCACGGTAGCCGGTGGTGAGCTGGCGGGATACGACCAGCGGCAGGCATCGACGTACGTCTGGCTCGGTCAGGCTCTGCTCGCGCCGTTGGCGCTGTTCGGCTGGAGTGAGCTGGCCGACCGGATCAAGAACGGCGACATCGCCGTCGACCTGGCCCGACCGGTCGACGTGCAGCTGGCCTGGTGGGCCGCCGACTTCGGTCGGGCGCTGTTCCAGCTGCTGACCCGAGGACTGGCACCGCTGGTGATCGGGGCGATCACCGTGGGCATCGCCCTGCCGGGCTCGTGGACGGCCTATCCCTTGGGCGCGATCAGTGTCGTGCTGGGCGTTTCGCTGAGCTTCGTCCTTCGGTTCGAGGTCAACCTGGTCGCCTTCTGGATGATCGACATCCGCGGCTTCATCGGGCTCTACTTCGTCGTCGTCGCTCCGTTCAGCGGTCTTTACATACCGGTCCACCTGTTCCCGGACTGGCTGAAGACCATTGCGTACGCCACCCCGTTCCCGTCGCTGCTGCAGTTCCCGATCGACGTGCTCAGCGGTCGGGTGCTTGGCAGCGATGCGCTGCTGGTGGTCGCCATGCAGGCCGGCTGGCTGGTTCTGCTCGTCGTCTTGACCCGTTGGCTGATGGCTCGAGCGGCGCGGAAGCTGGTGGTGCAGGGTGGTTGA
- a CDS encoding ABC transporter permease has product MVEVKPVSVGISRRRAVGVLLGSRVRSQTAYRASFWLTVLTSVGIGLIEFIEIYVILTNVPVFGGLSFAQAALVFALANTSFALADLVFGQLDTVPSLLRMGRLEVMLVRPLPLLVQLVTSDFQLRRLGRAAVGLVIMVIALTQLDLALTPATLYLLIITPLVGAAIYGALFVLAGGLQFFLIDGAEFTAAFLYGGSYAGQLPGSVLLPPVRILFTFVIPATATAYLPGLLILGLPGPAFLPAWLGWFAPVFAVWAWVLALLAWRAGIRRFTGAGG; this is encoded by the coding sequence GTGGTTGAGGTCAAGCCCGTCTCGGTGGGGATCAGCCGGCGCCGGGCGGTCGGTGTGTTGTTGGGATCCCGGGTTCGCAGCCAGACCGCGTACCGCGCCAGCTTCTGGCTGACCGTGCTCACCTCGGTCGGCATCGGTCTGATCGAGTTCATCGAGATCTATGTGATCTTGACCAACGTGCCCGTCTTCGGCGGTCTGAGTTTTGCCCAAGCCGCGTTGGTGTTCGCCCTGGCCAATACGAGCTTCGCCCTCGCGGACCTGGTGTTCGGCCAGCTCGACACGGTGCCCTCCCTGCTGCGAATGGGCCGGCTCGAGGTGATGCTGGTGCGACCGCTGCCGCTGTTGGTCCAGCTCGTCACCAGCGACTTCCAACTGCGCCGACTCGGCCGGGCCGCGGTCGGTCTGGTGATCATGGTCATCGCGTTGACCCAGTTGGACCTCGCCCTCACGCCCGCGACGCTCTACCTGCTGATCATCACACCGCTCGTGGGCGCGGCGATCTACGGTGCGCTGTTCGTGCTGGCCGGCGGCCTGCAGTTCTTCCTGATCGACGGAGCCGAGTTCACCGCGGCCTTCCTCTACGGCGGCTCGTACGCCGGGCAGCTGCCGGGCAGCGTGCTGCTGCCGCCGGTCCGGATCTTGTTCACTTTCGTCATCCCGGCGACCGCCACCGCCTACCTGCCCGGTCTGCTCATCCTCGGGCTGCCCGGCCCCGCGTTCCTGCCGGCCTGGCTCGGCTGGTTCGCGCCCGTGTTCGCCGTCTGGGCCTGGGTATTGGCCCTGCTCGCCTGGCGCGCCGGCATTCGCCGATTCACCGGAGCTGGAGGTTGA
- a CDS encoding ABC transporter ATP-binding protein, protein MTTREPIVEFADLRRSFVVRQKAGKVRRTKKVVHAVDGISVRIEAGESCGYIGANGAGKSTTIKMITGILVPTSGSVRTCGLDPVPQRRTLAREIGVVFGQRSQLWWDLPLRDSFQILAAIHRLDPTVARERTDQLIDGLGIADQLDTPVRQLSLGERMRGEVAAALVHSPRLLVLDEPTIGLDMISKERLRHFLIAERAEHGTTLLLTTHDMSDIERLCDRVLVVDHGRLVYDGSLPDLAQRVALQRVLVVDLWEPHAPLQLSGATWIESEGGGIRQRLAFSPSRTTAAKVLAEVSAQVEVRDLTLEEPAIEDIVRTLYAS, encoded by the coding sequence ATGACCACTCGAGAGCCGATCGTCGAGTTCGCCGACCTGCGGCGCTCGTTCGTCGTCCGCCAGAAGGCCGGCAAAGTGCGGCGTACCAAGAAGGTCGTGCACGCCGTCGACGGGATCAGCGTGCGGATCGAGGCCGGCGAGTCGTGCGGCTACATCGGCGCCAACGGCGCGGGCAAGTCGACCACCATCAAGATGATCACCGGCATCCTGGTGCCGACATCCGGCTCGGTACGCACCTGCGGCCTCGACCCGGTGCCGCAGCGGCGGACCCTCGCCCGCGAGATCGGGGTGGTGTTCGGTCAGCGCAGCCAGCTGTGGTGGGACCTTCCGCTGCGCGATTCGTTCCAGATCCTGGCGGCGATCCACCGACTCGACCCGACCGTCGCGCGGGAACGGACCGATCAGCTGATCGACGGCCTGGGCATTGCCGACCAGCTCGACACCCCGGTACGTCAGTTGTCCCTTGGCGAACGGATGCGTGGCGAGGTGGCGGCTGCCTTGGTGCACAGCCCGCGGCTGCTGGTGCTGGACGAGCCGACCATCGGGCTGGACATGATCAGCAAAGAGCGGTTGAGGCACTTCCTGATTGCCGAGCGGGCCGAGCACGGCACCACGCTGCTGCTCACCACCCATGACATGAGCGACATCGAGCGGCTCTGCGATCGAGTGCTCGTCGTCGACCATGGTCGGCTGGTGTACGACGGCTCGTTGCCCGACCTGGCCCAGCGCGTTGCCCTGCAGCGCGTGCTGGTCGTCGACCTCTGGGAGCCGCACGCGCCGCTGCAGCTCAGCGGGGCGACCTGGATCGAGAGCGAGGGCGGCGGCATCCGCCAGCGACTTGCCTTCTCACCCAGTCGGACCACCGCAGCGAAGGTGCTGGCCGAGGTCTCGGCGCAGGTCGAGGTACGCGACCTCACCTTGGAAGAGCCGGCCATCGAGGACATCGTCCGGACGCTCTACGCGAGCTGA
- a CDS encoding NAD(P)/FAD-dependent oxidoreductase yields MNVIVLGAGPTGLTTALLLARAGSRVIVLERDSAPPPTNGHPWTDWARPGVNQFRQPHIALPRWHQVMDAELPDAVEALLTLGGVRSNLLHLYPAELTGGWQEGDERFHTVTARRPVLEAAVASVAEAEPGVQILRGRRATGLLLDRGRVVGVRTQTDTLTADLVVDASGHRTPVPGWLAAYGLGPAEQRSTESLTYYTRHSRAGSPAPAGTGGALTHHESYSVLTLPSDDNCRGLAIIVGSGDRTVRTLREPAVWEAALRASGIDERWLEGPPLGDVQPLAGLQDIVRDYAPNGVPVVEGLVAVGDAWATNSPFLGRGLSLGALSAVALRDAVVESGSGSGDSRSERSPAARYAGLLDERLVPYLVSTIDFGRHRVAEMRAQAAGEVYHTSDPAWAGSSALAAGARTDPVLLRAHSMIASLLATPAEVFADPEIRAHVGPWLGYPLCPPDRPGRAALLDAISRTSTPARPDPNTNIFERTLT; encoded by the coding sequence ATGAACGTGATCGTGCTTGGGGCCGGACCCACCGGGCTGACCACCGCGCTGCTGCTTGCCAGAGCCGGCTCGCGGGTGATCGTGCTGGAGCGTGACAGCGCACCGCCACCGACGAACGGGCACCCCTGGACGGACTGGGCGCGCCCCGGGGTGAACCAGTTCCGGCAGCCGCACATCGCACTGCCCCGCTGGCACCAGGTGATGGACGCCGAACTGCCGGATGCCGTCGAGGCACTGCTGACGCTCGGCGGTGTCCGCAGCAATCTGCTGCACCTGTATCCCGCGGAGCTGACCGGTGGCTGGCAGGAGGGCGACGAGCGGTTCCACACCGTCACCGCGCGCCGGCCGGTGCTGGAGGCGGCGGTGGCTTCGGTCGCCGAAGCCGAGCCAGGCGTACAGATCCTGCGCGGCCGGCGGGCGACCGGGCTGTTGCTCGATCGGGGGCGCGTGGTCGGCGTACGCACGCAGACCGACACCCTGACGGCCGACCTGGTGGTCGACGCGAGCGGTCACCGGACTCCGGTGCCGGGCTGGCTGGCAGCGTACGGACTCGGGCCGGCGGAACAGCGATCGACGGAGTCGTTGACCTACTACACGCGACACAGTCGGGCCGGGTCGCCGGCGCCGGCCGGCACCGGCGGGGCTTTGACCCATCATGAGTCGTACTCGGTGCTGACCCTTCCCAGTGACGACAACTGCCGAGGGCTGGCGATCATCGTCGGCTCGGGCGACCGGACCGTCCGAACGCTGCGGGAGCCGGCAGTCTGGGAGGCCGCGCTCCGGGCCAGCGGGATCGACGAGCGCTGGCTCGAGGGGCCGCCACTCGGCGACGTACAGCCACTGGCCGGACTGCAGGACATCGTTCGCGACTACGCGCCGAACGGCGTACCCGTAGTCGAAGGGCTGGTGGCGGTCGGCGACGCCTGGGCCACCAACAGCCCGTTCCTGGGCCGAGGGCTCAGTCTGGGGGCGCTGTCGGCGGTGGCCCTACGAGATGCGGTGGTCGAGTCTGGCTCCGGGTCCGGCGACTCGAGATCTGAGCGCTCGCCGGCCGCGAGGTATGCCGGGCTGCTCGACGAGCGGCTGGTGCCCTATCTGGTGTCCACCATCGACTTCGGCCGGCACCGGGTGGCCGAGATGAGGGCCCAGGCCGCCGGCGAGGTCTATCACACCAGCGACCCTGCCTGGGCAGGCAGCAGCGCCCTGGCCGCCGGAGCTCGCACCGACCCGGTGCTGCTGCGGGCCCACTCCATGATCGCCTCGCTGCTGGCCACGCCGGCCGAGGTCTTCGCCGATCCGGAGATCCGGGCCCACGTCGGGCCGTGGCTCGGGTATCCGCTCTGCCCACCCGACCGACCCGGTCGCGCCGCACTGCTCGACGCAATCAGCCGGACGTCCACACCAGCACGCCCAGATCCGAACACCAACATCTTCGAAAGGACACTGACATGA